Proteins from one Deinococcus sp. AB2017081 genomic window:
- a CDS encoding DUF1802 family protein, with the protein MTTTALKEWDAQCQLLTTGDLSVLVRKGGIEEKQGDFQVEHRSFLLYPTFLHQNPVELRPEFKPLLRTDPAPGQVQVPALAEVIAVHRVEDESRLPALEDMQALTLGALERRFAYRGKPWVHVLVLRVRPLVTPLTLPETEAMLGCVSWVPLEDMEVQAGEAVIPEEELTQRAAAIAQAIS; encoded by the coding sequence ATGACCACCACGGCCCTCAAGGAATGGGATGCCCAGTGCCAGCTCCTCACCACCGGCGACCTGTCGGTTCTGGTGCGCAAGGGTGGGATCGAGGAGAAGCAGGGCGACTTTCAGGTCGAGCACCGCTCGTTCCTGCTCTACCCGACCTTCCTGCACCAGAATCCGGTGGAACTGCGCCCGGAGTTCAAGCCGCTCCTGCGAACCGATCCCGCGCCGGGGCAGGTGCAGGTGCCCGCGCTGGCCGAGGTGATCGCGGTACACAGGGTCGAGGACGAGTCCCGTCTGCCTGCCCTGGAAGACATGCAGGCCCTGACCCTGGGTGCCCTGGAACGCCGCTTCGCGTACCGGGGCAAGCCGTGGGTGCATGTGCTGGTGCTGCGTGTCCGGCCGCTCGTCACGCCGCTGACACTGCCCGAGACCGAGGCCATGCTGGGCTGCGTGTCGTGGGTGCCGCTGGAGGACATGGAGGTGCAGGCGGGCGAGGCCGTGATCCCGGAGGAGGAGCTGACCCAACGGGCGGCGGCCATAGCCCAGGCAATCAGCTGA
- a CDS encoding prepilin-type N-terminal cleavage/methylation domain-containing protein yields the protein MKNSTQGFTLIELLIVIAIIGILAAVLIPNLLSARTKANESAATTFIRNTITAVESNRDTVTGKLKTKAGADMTAAGETCLLAQDAAALPAGVDSCQISAGTHDNYVINLTMQGTNGKKYAYDGKTVAQVTTAVTAD from the coding sequence ATGAAGAACAGCACGCAGGGCTTCACCCTCATCGAGCTTCTGATCGTCATCGCCATCATCGGGATTCTGGCCGCCGTCCTGATCCCCAACCTGCTCAGCGCCCGCACCAAGGCCAACGAGAGCGCCGCGACCACCTTCATCCGCAACACCATCACCGCCGTCGAGTCCAACCGCGATACCGTGACTGGCAAGCTCAAAACCAAGGCGGGTGCCGATATGACCGCCGCGGGTGAGACCTGCCTCCTCGCCCAGGATGCAGCCGCCCTCCCTGCTGGTGTTGACTCCTGCCAGATCAGCGCAGGCACCCATGACAACTACGTGATCAACCTGACGATGCAGGGCACCAACGGCAAGAAGTACGCCTACGACGGCAAGACGGTCGCTCAGGTTACGACTGCTGTGACCGCCGACTGA
- a CDS encoding NUDIX hydrolase: MAEDHAQGQAGSQRRRRRRRGGTAGQALRPGQVTNTTAVPVPAAPQKRGQKRPLADPRIAVGCIVLRGEEILLVRERGRWSLPKGGLESGELVQDGARRETFEETGIVVELRDLAFIVEFQAQTWGHHLQFFYTGREVGGTLSPRDPDKDVQEARFVPIRQLREFIRFRPRLVALETWLRERRPRHFVFNLDREPAMLRKRRRVGEPVGSAQVIEPEVEGDGEPDL, encoded by the coding sequence ATGGCGGAGGATCACGCGCAGGGACAGGCCGGATCGCAACGGCGCAGGCGGCGGCGGCGTGGGGGCACGGCGGGGCAGGCGCTGCGGCCCGGTCAGGTGACGAACACGACGGCCGTGCCGGTGCCGGCCGCGCCGCAGAAGCGCGGGCAGAAGCGCCCGCTGGCCGATCCGCGCATCGCCGTGGGCTGCATCGTGCTGCGCGGCGAGGAGATCCTGCTGGTACGCGAGCGGGGGCGCTGGTCGCTGCCCAAGGGGGGCCTGGAATCCGGTGAGCTGGTGCAGGACGGAGCGCGGCGCGAGACCTTCGAGGAGACCGGGATCGTGGTCGAGCTGCGCGATCTGGCGTTCATCGTCGAATTCCAGGCGCAGACGTGGGGCCACCACCTCCAGTTCTTCTATACGGGCCGCGAGGTCGGTGGCACGCTGTCGCCCCGCGATCCGGACAAGGACGTGCAGGAGGCCCGCTTCGTGCCGATCCGCCAGCTGCGCGAGTTCATCCGCTTCCGGCCCCGGCTGGTGGCGCTGGAGACATGGCTGCGGGAGCGCCGGCCCCGGCATTTCGTGTTCAACCTCGACCGCGAACCGGCCATGCTCCGCAAGCGGCGGCGGGTGGGCGAGCCGGTCGGCAGTGCCCAGGTCATCGAGCCCGAGGTCGAGGGCGACGGCGAGCCTGACCTGTAG
- the dnaB gene encoding replicative DNA helicase, whose protein sequence is MELTPRVPPHSTDAEISVLGSILLDNDTLNTLGDSVAPDMFYREGHRKIFTSMRTLQERGEPVDLVTLSEDLRVKGQLDEVGGLTYLIGLSDQVPTAAYAEHYARIVQEKHTLRQLISASGKAMQLAYDAALPLEDLLDRAEKMIFEVAEQKKKGESFSDMGEVVHNTFEYITLLHANKGIPDGVSSGFRDLDEQISGLQKGSLNVLAARPSMGKTAFALSIAQNVALRGEKTVAVFSLEMPSVQLALRMLCSEARVDMNRIRSGQLNERDFERLAHAAGRLAEAPMVIDDEADLTLNGLRSKLRRIAAQHGQLGLVVIDYLQLMSGGKSTGGSDNRQQEISTISRGLKGLAREMEVPIIVLSQLSRAVEQRPNHRPMLSDLRESGAIEQDADIVMFIYRDEYYNKETDQQGIAEIIIGKQRNGPVGTVKLQFHSAHVRFNDLAPEGV, encoded by the coding sequence TTGGAACTCACGCCGCGCGTTCCCCCGCACAGCACCGATGCCGAGATCAGCGTGCTGGGCAGCATCCTGCTCGACAACGACACCCTGAACACGCTGGGCGACTCAGTCGCGCCGGACATGTTCTACCGGGAAGGTCACCGCAAGATCTTCACCAGCATGCGGACGCTTCAGGAACGTGGCGAGCCGGTCGATCTGGTCACGCTGTCCGAAGACCTGCGCGTCAAGGGGCAGCTGGACGAGGTGGGCGGCCTGACGTACCTGATCGGTCTGTCGGATCAGGTGCCCACCGCCGCGTACGCCGAGCACTACGCGCGGATCGTGCAGGAGAAGCACACCCTGCGCCAGCTGATCAGCGCGTCGGGCAAGGCCATGCAGCTCGCGTACGACGCGGCGCTGCCCCTGGAAGACCTGCTTGACCGCGCCGAGAAGATGATCTTCGAGGTGGCTGAACAGAAGAAGAAGGGCGAGAGCTTCTCGGACATGGGCGAGGTCGTCCATAACACGTTCGAGTACATCACGCTGCTGCACGCCAATAAGGGCATACCGGACGGGGTGAGCAGCGGGTTCCGCGATCTGGACGAGCAGATTTCGGGCCTTCAGAAGGGCAGTCTGAACGTGCTGGCGGCGCGGCCCTCGATGGGGAAGACAGCCTTCGCGCTGTCCATCGCGCAGAATGTCGCGCTGCGTGGCGAGAAGACGGTCGCGGTGTTCAGCCTGGAGATGCCGTCGGTACAGCTGGCCCTGCGCATGCTGTGCAGCGAGGCGCGGGTGGACATGAACCGCATCCGTTCGGGGCAGCTCAACGAGCGGGATTTCGAGCGGCTGGCCCACGCCGCCGGGCGGCTGGCCGAGGCCCCCATGGTGATCGACGACGAGGCCGATCTGACCCTGAACGGCCTGCGCAGCAAGCTGCGGCGAATCGCGGCGCAGCATGGGCAGCTGGGGCTGGTGGTCATCGATTACCTCCAGCTGATGTCGGGCGGCAAGAGCACCGGCGGATCGGACAACCGGCAGCAGGAGATCAGCACGATCTCGCGTGGCCTCAAAGGTCTGGCGCGTGAAATGGAAGTGCCGATCATCGTGTTGAGTCAGCTCAGCCGTGCCGTGGAGCAGCGGCCGAACCATCGGCCCATGCTCAGCGACCTCCGTGAATCGGGCGCGATCGAGCAGGACGCGGACATCGTCATGTTCATTTACCGCGACGAGTACTACAACAAGGAAACCGATCAGCAGGGCATCGCGGAGATCATCATCGGCAAGCAGCGCAACGGCCCCGTCGGTACGGTGAAGTTGCAGTTTCACAGTGCGCACGTGCGGTTCAACGATCTTGCGCCGGAGGGAGTGTAA
- a CDS encoding prepilin-type N-terminal cleavage/methylation domain-containing protein — MKNSTQGFTLIELLIVIAIIGILAAVLIPNLLSARTKANESAATTFIRNTITAVESNRDTVTGKLKTKAGADMTAAGETCLLAQDAAALPAGVASCQISAGTHDNYVINLTMQGTNGKKYAYDGKTVAQVTTAVTAD, encoded by the coding sequence ATGAAGAACAGCACGCAGGGCTTCACCCTCATCGAGCTTCTGATCGTCATCGCCATCATCGGGATTCTGGCCGCCGTCCTGATCCCCAACCTGCTCAGCGCCCGCACCAAGGCCAACGAGAGCGCCGCGACCACCTTCATCCGCAACACCATCACCGCCGTCGAGTCCAACCGCGATACCGTGACTGGCAAGCTCAAAACCAAGGCGGGTGCCGATATGACCGCCGCGGGTGAGACCTGCCTCCTCGCCCAGGATGCAGCCGCCCTCCCTGCTGGTGTCGCTTCCTGCCAGATCAGCGCAGGCACCCATGACAACTACGTGATCAACCTGACGATGCAGGGCACCAACGGCAAGAAGTACGCCTACGACGGCAAGACGGTCGCTCAGGTTACGACTGCTGTGACCGCCGACTGA